tgtcaggtggttTATCTGTACCACTGTTCAACCAGAAGAAACGGAACAGAGTCCCTCTGACATCTGTCCCCTCAGACACCGACTTCTTCTCCCACAGAGAATACAGATCCGGTACTGGACATGATTCATACCGGGCTGGTATCAGACCTGCCCCCTCCCACGGAGAATACCTGGCCCAGACCGGACCAGATCCATACCGGATCGGTATGGGACCCACCCTGTCCCAGGGTGAATGCCTGGCCAGTACCGGATCTGATCCATACCGGTTCGGCACCGGCTCTGCATCAGGTGAAGTATGTAGTACCCATTTCAGCCACTGGGTGTCACTACATCTACATTTAGTGGAAACTGAGCAGCATGTGACCGTCTCACAGTTGAGGTGGTCCAGAGGAGGTTCACATATTCATCTGTGTTTGATagttctgttttatacctgtgtctatgttatatatgtatatgtgttataTACCTGTCTGTATGTTATACACTTGtctgtatgttatatatatatgtgttttataCTTGTCTGTGTGTTATATACTTGTCTGTATGTTATATGTCTGTGTTCTATGCCTGTGTGTATGTTAAATATCTGTGTTCTATACCTGTGTGTATGTTCTATATCTGTGTTGTATATATTAAACTTTTACCTCTGGATGTCCTCTAAACCGTCAGTGTGTTCAGTAGAAACAACAGTCCCAGTAAAGTCCTAAATCAGTGCCTTTGAACCATCCTGATTGTTCTGGTCATCTAAATGTACCAGGTCCATATGGATGTTACGAGTCGTTGGGGCCTTCACCCCCCCAGCAGTATAACAGCCACAGACCTGCCCCCCCTGGATCTAACCCTAGAGCCTATGCGCCTGTACCTCATCCATACAAAGGTGGAAACATAAGGTATATCACGGTCAcgttccactgtttttgtaaatattggtCATAGTGAATATTTGGTCTTAACAGTCTTTCACATATTTCAGGCTCATTCAGGGCAGTCATTGGTGTTCAAATCCAAATGATCTATGAAGAGTCATTTTTGGTCTAATGTTTGTTTCTTCTCAACTGCCTTTTTTTCATTAGTCAAAGACCAAACTCAGTGTCTTTGTGTCTGTAGTAGGAGAGGCTTTTGATGccatttttgtatttctgtacATTTCTGTGTATTCATACTGCAGTATCATGTGTACACTAGTACACCAGTAAGATCCAGAGTTCTCAAAACCACAATGAAGTCTCATGTGGGTTTTGGAACTCTTGATACCATGTTTCCATGTGTCATCTTAGACAGCTGGTATCTGACATactgatgtgcatgtaaacaccatCATGAATTCACACACTGATGCAGATGTCTGTGGGACATAAATGAAACCAAATGAAACACATTCATCTGTGGAGgacaataggcctgtaacggtacacaaaagttttggtttggtatgtgtttggttttcaaagccacggttcatgttttttttttttttttttttttttagttcggtATGGGAAGAACCAAAAcgcctcaaaatgtctttattattaatttttgaacattttttcccccagtttttggagacaatagaatatagaaaaacaagagTAGTTTAATTCTGCTGCTGTAAAtccaatagaaaataaaataaataaaatattagtaaatgtattttaaccattagtattgcacttttccctgaaaggtagttttgaacaaacaacaaaaatctaatcagttctgtcagttcacattctgcagaaaaataacaacaaaaaatttccacatgaagtgcaacattaacaagagggtaaactggtattctatTTAAACAAATTGAGGAGAAACATTAAcaagaaaattaaccaaattttttgttttaggacagagaacaaactgtttaggacactgtgtgtatttgcgtgtgtgtgtgtgtgtgtagggtgcgatttgtcaaaaacgggggtggggggggtgggggtgttttgTTATGGGGCATGCAGTCCATAACTACctaactcccgggttctattcctcttttttacagcgtgtgtgtgtgagagagagagagagacagagctagtgtaagtgttttagaacgacCGTAGTTCATCAGCGgcaaacaacatccgtcttattataacatctctttccttgttgttgtctttcacctgaacccatagtgatcccaaactggactgtactgatggcagagggtcttcagtGTCTTCCTTCCgggttcacatcatttttgtttttttttgttttttttatcttgtatcagtcgctatttcatattttgggtcaatgtgcactccttcaatatgtccatgtggaacttgcatggatttaaagttccgcatcgaacagtGTCTTTAGTtacttctttttctcaacatactgagccgtttcagtacagctgtggaccgaaccgaacaggtgtgtactgaaacggttcggttcggtatgtggaccgttacaggcctagagGATAAACATGGGATGGTTTGTTGACTCCAAGCAGCTGAGAACAGATGGAAACTtacagaaaaaagcaaaacatgctGTAAATGAATTTGATTTTCATAACACTTAGTGAGAGTTGATTGAATTAGTGCAAAGTTTACAAACCAAAAAGTCATAaaccaggggtatcaaactcattttagatcaggggccacattcagctaaatttgatcttaagtgggccagaccagtaaaataataacataataatatataatgtcaacgccaaacttttctctatgtttaagagtgaaataagtaaatttacattatgaaaaggtttacatctacaaactatcctttcaaaagatgtgaataacatgaacaaactgaaaaaataagtgtaattttaacaatattctgcctcagttcatcatttacacatgtacattataacgtacagaccacagtggatcaacaaatacatgaacatttaaaataacagacagaatattgttaaaattgtacttacttctcttaagacatttcaggttgttcatatttgttcaggttattcacattttttacaaaattatactttgttttagtggaaatacatgaaaatagttacattcacaaagagaaaaatgtggagttgtcattatttatatgttgtactgatagaattttactggtctgacccacttgagattgaattggtctgaatgtggaacctgaactgaaatgattgttaatatcttcagtgtaatttttgcttttcacaaatccatcccaagggctggactggaccctttggcaggctggatttggcccccgggacacatatTTGACACCCGTGTCCTAAACAGTCAGTCAGTGGAAAGGGTTTGAACTGGAAACCTGATGGTGTGAGCTGATGTGAACAGAGTTGGTTACTTGTGTTCAGGCTGAAGTCGGGTCAGTCCGACCCTCCACTGAGACCCCAGGACTCCACTCTCAGTAAACGGCAGGCTCCTTATGACGGACCTGGGTTCTGTCCCAGGGGTCCCCAGTCCTCATCCAAACCACCTAACTCGTCCCATCAGCGTTGTACGGCGCCCAGACCTGTAGCACCAACC
The Sphaeramia orbicularis chromosome 14, fSphaOr1.1, whole genome shotgun sequence DNA segment above includes these coding regions:
- the spata22 gene encoding spermatogenesis-associated protein 22, giving the protein MRRQDNHLGRSSTGGLSVPLFNQKKRNRVPLTSVPSDTDFFSHREYRSGTGHDSYRAGIRPAPSHGEYLAQTGPDPYRIGMGPTLSQGECLASTGSDPYRFGTGSASVPLNHPDCSGHLNVPGPYGCYESLGPSPPQQYNSHRPAPPGSNPRAYAPVPHPYKGGNIRLKSGQSDPPLRPQDSTLSKRQAPYDGPGFCPRGPQSSSKPPNSSHQRCTAPRPVAPTTSWNFTNSFGPQPTPSEAKTSTRTFHTVQPGPAQTQSLQMKPSTSLRILTATIDGMRHWSQFRDKVPILFEICATLDSAVTLGSHGAKNFLLRDGKEVVQCVYYENEQGLPRLIRGQVHRCVGNYDCGRNVLTCVSVRAGHPSELRNAHEAVRVCDAEMRAVVKAVSEV